The DNA sequence ttctttgggaccttcaatgctgcagacattttttggtccccttccccagatctgtgcctcgacacaatcctgtcttgtagctctacggacaattccttcgacctcgtggcttggtttatgctctgacatgcactgtcaacagtgtccaaatcatgtccaatcaatttaatttaccacaggtggactccaatcaagttgtcgaaacatctcaaagatgatcagtggaaacaggatgcacctgagctcaatttcgagtctcatagcaaagggtctaaatacttatgtaaataaggtacttttGTTTTTTATATTTGATAAATGTGCTAAAAATTCTAAAactctgttttcgctttgtcattatgtggtattgtgtgtagaatgctgagatgttttatttatttaattaccttttagaataaggctgaacgtaagaacatgtggaaaaagtccaggggtctgaatacattttgTGGTGTGTAAACCACCATAGAATTAGGTCCCCCACACACCAGTATCTTGAAAAAGAAAACTGGCATAGATTCTGGATGAGATCGCACGCCATGCTCGAGAGTATTGGTGTATAACATTTTCTATTGATCAAATCATATCATGATCTACAATAGAAGACAGCCTATACTGTCAACATTTTAcatttatccagagcgacttacagtagtagtAAGTGCATACATTTCCATTGGTACTGCTGCCCCGTGGGAATTTAagccacaaccctggcgttgccagtgccatgctctacctactgagccacacaggaccgtGTCATTACTAGTGTTTGTAACTGCTTATTATCACCTGTGTCAATACTAGTGTTTGTAACTGCTTATTATCACCTAATAATATACAATTATATCAGTTGAATTTCTAGCCGGAATCTGTTGATATGAATGAAATCACTCAAATGTGTCTGGAAAAGTACCCTACTAAAGACTGCATCACAGTGTGACATGCCCTCCATTAGATCAGTGACATCATTACAGCCGTGCTACAGCAGACTGCAAATTGTTTTGTTGGATATTAAACTGCTCCACAACATTCTCCTGCGAGCTATTCACAGCAATTCATTCATGAAATAATCACTCTGCGCTTAAAAAGAAGTAGTCTTATCCAGAACATTATGCAGCCTGCTGTTCTGACCTACATTAGACATCTCAACAAAGTTGATGCctgattgtttgttttttttcttcggAGGAGGAGGAATACGTTACCTCTTgaattgttttgtgtgtttgttgtttcAGATGATGCGGTTCATTCAAGAATTGGACAATACAGCCACACTGACTTCTCAATAGGCAGAAGTGGAAGTCATCATCTgatacaatatacacacacacacacacacacacacacacacacacacactttaagagACAGTGTGGCGTAAAGCTGCCTTGTTTTTAACCAACCCTGTTTAGCCCATACCTTATCCATCTCAGCCCTACATGTTACAGATGCCTACTCCCCCATTTATAATGAAAATTACCACATATTACaatcattcaaataaattaaataaatgtttaataaTGCAATGACtattataatacaatacaattaaATACAGGAAGAGAGAAGATATTTGGATGAAAATATACAATCTATAAATCAGCTGGCTTAATACATGGATGATACTAAACACAGTTTAAGCTATATAAATACAATCATCTAGATTATTTTTCCATAGTTTAGGTAGGATCAGTTTCCACAACTCATAGGCTACCACTAACTTGTTCAGGGTAATCTAATTATCCATATCTCTATGATGGCTGACCATTTCAACTAATAGGTAACACTTCATTGGGTTAACTGAACTTCACTGAGTTCAGGTTGGTGTTGAATGTATAATCTCATTCAACCAAATTGACACTTTACGCATGAGATACTATCAAAGTTGTTATGCTTAGGATTTTATCAAGGGCAAATGGGAATATCATGAAGTACCTGTAATGGCTGCACCCAAAATACTTAATGATATAGTATTAGTTTGAGAGAACATTTATCAAACAAAATGTTCTATTTGTTATGACACTCATGTCTCACTAGCATTCAAGTGTAATTATTATGTGAGATAGAGAGTGGTTTGGGACTTCGGCCGGTGACACACCCCGTAGGCTATGCTGCTGTCCATCAATCATAACACATCTTAATGGGCCTTGTCAAACGCGATTCAGTAAACTGTAAAGGGTGGGTCACCAGATTGATTTGTCCTCGACGGCAAGGCAGGCAGGAAGCGTGATTTCGGAGGAAGTGAAACGACTTTAGACGCTTTTCAGCTTTAACTCTGTTCCATTGGAGCAGGGGCACAGGTGGCTTATCAGAGTGTAGCAGTTTGTGCAGTGCAGTCCTCCTTGGTTTGATTTGACAAGACAAGTCATTTTTGAGGAGGGGCTGTTTGGTTCCCCCCGGGGGGGCTGCATTGGGGGAAGCTGGGGGGGGCAGGAGCAGGggcaggagcagaacaacagatgctTTCACTGAGGGGAGAGAAGCCACACTATGGTCTATACAGGAACAACTACATAatacagacagagaaggagaaaatgTCACAATCTCTGACTGCAGTGCAATACATATAGTGTGTAAAAATGACATGTATTTCAAACCATCTAAACCACcccaaaaaaatatgtttatatAATGAATTGAAATCATGTGCATATGTCTAAGAGTGTTATAGAAAAGAGGAGCCCACCACATTAGAGAGAACGAATTGATCAAACCAAGATAAGTCCTATATAGTGGATTGTTATAACACCATGCATTTGTGAGCTAATCATGTTCAAGGTCCCCAGACAAAGAGGGGTCTAAATGTGGTCATACTACAATATCCGACACACTAAAGAATAGTTGGGTTGTTTTTTTAACCCATCATTTAGAGTGTATATGTTTTCTGAGCATCTGATATGGTACGAACACTGTCAGGCAGGTTTCCATTAAACCCCAGACTGATCAATGGGACTAGGACGTCACACATCAATCCTGGAAAAAGCAAACTTGCTCAATCACATAGGTTTCAGTGGTTCACCATTGGGGGCTCCAAGAGTCAATCTCCAACAAGGTGCTAATGTCACACGTTTTCTCTCAATGTGCCCTGTTAATTATGACATTTCCACACTTTCAATAGAATATACTGCAAAAATAAATGTGGTGATATTAAAATAATAAACAGTACATGTTTAATATATTGATACAGTATAAAATGTTATCATTTGAAGGGTTTTGTAATCAGAATGATCTCAATACAACTGAAATAGTCATACTGTGGCCATGATTGTTTGAAATGAACACAGAGCAGATTGATGGAAAATCAGAATCGCTCAAACTGAAAACGTCAACATAATTACatgattaatttatttcaataaaCAAAGATAAACTACTGTTGTTTTATTATATATCCACCTTTCATGCATTTAACCACTCGCCATTTAcaaatgttcaataggaaacccatTAGACACATTGACTAAATCATTATACTGACTTGCATATTGTATGCAAAAACACATAGGTATTTTTCAAAAACATTAATTCATCCCCATTGCTTTAGCAATACGAGACAGTGTTAGAAGTAAAAAACGATTGTCACTTTGACAAATAGGCTATAACAATCTAGTGGGTCCAATTCAAATGATAGTACAATTCAATTGACATTGTTTGTTTGTCTTTAACAAAAAGTGAAAGATGATTTTGGCTATATACTTCTTGGAGATGTGTGTCCTTAAAATGTTTAGCCCTACCCCTAATTTGTCCTGACTGTTCAGTCACCTGCTGGATCCTACATTTTCGTCAACTGACAAGAAAAGAACAATGGAGACTGGATTTTATGTGAAAATTGAGCTCCGTCTCTGCTGTTGGTGAAAACTGGATTAATCATCTGGGCATCAGTGGTAGGACAAATAATTTTGACAAAGTCTCCAAAAGCGCTTTTTGGGCTACTAATATGCCCCAACAATGACTGTTTCTACCTCTTTGGATGGTCTTCTGTCCGTCACCAAAAAGTTGATCATTCCCTCTGACTTAATGAGAAGGTTGCAGCCCAAAAAGAATATACCGAAAACCACCGTGAGCGATAACACGCACATAACGGCAATCTGGACAACTCTCATGAGAAAGAGACTTCTCTCATCCGGAGTCGGCGCCACGAAACCATTATCAGTCACCACTGATGAAAAGTTACAACAAAAAATATCTTCAGTCTTATTGAAAAGTCCTGAGCTCTCCGTTTGATTGAAAGCGCTAGAATTCATCTCCACTTTTCAACGTTCAGTTGGCACCACAAATAACAGCCAAAAGCGCACTTTCAAGCGCAATTTCAGAAAAATTCCCCACAAGCGCAGAAAAAAATGAAGAGTGAGAAGCAGGAGATTGAAACGCCACCTTTAAATCTGGTATAGGTCTTCTGGTGTGTATCAAACTGCTTTGGCATACCTTTCCAAATGTCCTCTTCCCAGACACAGTGCATTTATGATGTTCCAGCAACCCATGGTTATTATAACCTACCTGGTTGGGTGAAACCATTTCAGGACGCACAGGAGAGTGCTGTTTTCCAAGAGTGTATAGTAGTAGCGCCACCATGAGCATGATCAATGAAACACGCAATGCGTAATTGGATGGCTGAAAACCCTGCACCTGCCCATTCCATCCAGtccaataataaaaaataaatgcaatTTGGTGAAAAAGTGCAATTTTGGATTCAATATCCAATATTGGTTTACATTTTTATAATGTagcagattttttattttatattgttaTTGTCAGTTTCAGTCTCAACACTCAATACAGTCTCAACCTCTGTCGAATTCGCGTCGTGACTCTTTAATTTCATAGGTGCGCAGAGTGTACTTGATCTAGCTCGCACGCCGGTGCCGGGTACTCAGGCTCAGAGCTTTTATTTTCCATTGGTCCATATGGACGTCAAGCCTAAACTCTTTCGTCCCTGCACTCCGGGCTAGCTAAATCAAGTGTACATTATGATcaatactgtaatgaaacagcagggagcaggtctcgaaccctcggcCTTCTAGCTCGTACGGCAGGGTCAATTTCCGCGTTTATAAACCCAGGCTCGTTACAATACTTtcactgacatctagtggatgtCAAATGGTGTATCTAAAACgaattaattaatttaattgtAATTAATGTATCCTTTAGAAAATACATGCATATATTGTTGTTTTCCAAAGTATATCCAAATGCAATCAATTCTAGTTTGCCTTTTTAATTATACTTACTATGCACAATATTTGACCCGAACTATAGTCTTTGACCTACTGTACATGTACCCTATTGGTATAAATGCCTGAATTTTTACTGTTACGTGTTGTTGGAGCTGAAAGCTGAATGCATGTTCTATTATTGAGATAATAAAGACTTGAAAAATATGCCTACTGTAGCTCATCCCTGGTTCCAAACTAAATCATCAGCAGATGGCAGTATAGTACTTGATGTAGAAAAGTGACACCATTGTATGTAACCTcctctcagagcatttcgtattattctgtacacaAATCCGGGAATCTCCAATTAGGATGATACAGTACATTAAGTTTGGTATGGTTACGTTGGACACATGGTTACTTTAGGCAAAAAGAAAAGGTTTAGAGGATGGGTGGACATTTAACGTGAACGTCTACAAAtccaaaggttgcgagttcatatctcatcatggacaactttagcgtTTTAGCAACTTTTAAACTACTtcctactttttagctactttgccacatctttagcatgttagctaactatCCCCCTTAACCCTTTTAGATAACCCTTCGCCTAACccgaaccttaacccttttatctaacccttcccctaaccttaaccataacccctagcctagctaacgttagccacctagctagaatttgtaacatcATATCTTCGCAAAttggtaacatattgtacattttactaattcgtaacatattgtatatTTTGCCAATGtgtaacatataatacaaattgtaattcaaaAACACATCATAAGAAATGAGCGATTGGCATCCAAAAATTAATACATACAATACGAACCATATTAAATGGAGAGTCTCAGATTTacttacagaataatacaaaatgctctgagaccaggttttGGCATGAGAACAGAGCAATGCTAACATAGTAAACCTAGGTATAGGTTACAAAACAGGCACTCAAAACATTTTCTGTTCAGTTTTGCTGTGATGATAATTAGGGCCAGATTGAGAAATGATTCATTCTTCTGGATAATATTGGTTTGTATAAGGTGCCAACTTTGCTCCTAATTTAGGTTGAATTGATTTTGAATTGTTCATATATCAACTCAAATTTTTGAAACACCAAACGACAATCACACAATTTGAACAAAGACTttataactatctactgactatttaACGTTATAGATCCTACATATTAACTCATTATTAACTGTGTATAAACTACTTATATTTTCAGATATAGCCTACAAATAATTCATACCAcgaatatattatattatgtatcGTAGGATATTTCAATATGTCGTGTGTAACCTATGTATTTGAGTTTTGTGCTTTAGGCTATTTCCCATATGATGCACACTGAAAGAAATACATTTACCAGACGCCCTTGATGCTCAGGATCAGCAGGACTTCCTGATCGACGTGACTTGCAACCAATTACGGATGAATAAAAGGACTATTGCCTCTATAGTTTTCATGGTAGATTGCACCAGAACGTATCGCCTGTCCGTTACCCCGTTATACATTATTCTTTCCGAGAACAGGTGGATACAAAGACATATCATTTTGCGCTGTATAGAATGTTAGAGATTTACAGGGGAACTTGTTTAGGCTACAATATATCGGTAGTCTACGTGTCGCGTCGGGGGGACTGCGGTACATCTGAAGACGGACTAGCAAAGACTGTCAAGCAAGGAAGATTGCCAACCAGCAACATCATCGGGACGTAAAATTATGCTCTTCATTCAGATACAGGTTTCCCGTCTGCGGAACATTTGGATTGATAGTTTGATTTACCATTTCAACCATTCAAAAATGATTAGTGAATTACATTAGTGCTGTTAACCCAATGCAACACGTTGCTGGCAAGCGAGACATCATTGTGCCATTAATTGAT is a window from the Oncorhynchus tshawytscha isolate Ot180627B linkage group LG03, Otsh_v2.0, whole genome shotgun sequence genome containing:
- the LOC112245492 gene encoding protein reprimo A-like encodes the protein MNSSAFNQTESSGLFNKTEDIFCCNFSSVVTDNGFVAPTPDERSLFLMRVVQIAVMCVLSLTVVFGIFFLGCNLLIKSEGMINFLVTDRRPSKEVETVIVGAY